A window of Rhipicephalus microplus isolate Deutch F79 chromosome X, USDA_Rmic, whole genome shotgun sequence genomic DNA:
gaatactggacTGCTATGGAGAGGGCCCATATTTCAACTTTGTTTCATGCAGCATATTTTTCTCAttaagttttttttgttgttgttgctgttgttgtttctGCAAAATAGTGGCTAAGGACACTGGCGGCAGACAACTGCAGTGCCAAAAACgaccgtgttgtgatctcataacacctttcattgtaaaaaaacaaggaaagggAAATACAGGAAGTAATTGTGCTGTGAGCATTTTGATTACCAACAACATTTCTGATACAAGGTAAAATTTAAAAGATTTTTGTCAGACAGGGTTTCCAAGAAAATATACCCTTTAAGCACAAACATATTAAGCATGTTCTGTACAGGAAGCACTGCAGGACCCCTCCAACTAATAAAAGCAATAAAACTGTGGAGAAGCAGCTCACCACGTCTCGATGCTCAATATCTGCATTGTGCATAACAAGTTCTGAAACAATGTCTGTATATCCTTCTTTTGCAGCATTTAGTAGTGCTGTCCAATTGTCCTGCAGAAGTGGGTAAAAAAAGTGATTGAGCATACTGCCATGATAAAATTACATAAAAGGCAAGGAATCACCCAGCATGAAAAACAAGCGAAAGCTGGGAACGTAAATGTTCGGGCCACCCAGTACTGCACTAAAAAaaatcgccaggcctgcgcggaacgtgcagcacagtcgcagTGAAAGCACCatgagcggcctttcagagccttttcaaaacactctttGGGTGAATGCTAGAACCACACTAGCTgtgtacccactacaccataaataatcataatttctgaGTAGTAGGCCGGCAATCACTAaactatccttcgtcattcttcggagaagcgtggtatcaacTAAACACTAGCAACGAATTTTGTGCGAATTTTGTGTTGTATTCAgcagctgacgacgatgaagaattaagcctgaagtgggcatgtgccacagttcctagctgacgaagaacaagcttttgtaatgtgttggactCGTTATGCGATTTGCATTGTGCAACACCTGGTTTGCTAGAACGCTTTATTActaatattaacgcgattcctttgctgaaatcaagcctgcctaaggcaagtttccgAACGAGACccgagcaccggcgtggctcagcggtGCAATACTGGGCTGTATTGaaaactgggcaagttggtaacaaTTCATTGTAAGAGGTTTCACGCTGTTTACCTCTTACAATAATACTGGGCTAGTACGTACTGGACCTGGGTTTTAATCCCACTATGCCACCACACGTCTTTGGTGTTTTTTGTTtgagtttcttttttcttatttcgtgcgacagCGGTTACAGAAACCGGCAGCGGCACCGGGCGTGACCCGTGCTGTGATTTTATaatagcttttgctgtaaaagctAGACCCTAGAACAGCAGTGATACACAGAATTGAAAGAGCAGAATGTGACAGCCATGAGTACTGTTTTCAAAGCATGTTTCAATTGACGTGACAAGTTGTTTACATTCTATAATACACCAGATCATTTAATGGTCACTAAAAACTGCAGCCAATTAAGCCTTCTTAAAAAGCTAAAAAAGCAACGAAACACAGAACTCAAAGAACAGAATGGGACGGTTGCATGTGCTGGTCTTAAGTAATGTTGGAATTGGTGTGACAAGTCATTTTATATTATACAAGGCCCTTCAAtggcaaaaaagtattgcttacAAGGTCCTCTAGATGAATGTCAGCTCCTTGTCGTATCAGTTCTTCAACAATTGGAAGTTGTCCGTACTGTGCAGCTATCATCAGCAATGTTTGACCATTCTACGAACATGCAAACCAAATGAATTTATTACAGTGCCAATACACCAAAAGAAGCAAAAAACAGCACACTTCattcgacaaagaaaaaaataaaggccaGGAGTTACATACCTCGTCTCGTTCATCAGGGCTCACATGCTTGTTATTAAGAGACCTTTCAAGAGAATGAAGGTCTCCAGCAGTTATTAGAGCTACAGCACTCGAAAATGTAGATGCCATTTCACCTATCCTGGAGAGCAAAAGATAATGAATGTCAGAATAAATTTCTTTTTCTATTTAAGTAGTGTAACAAACTCTTCCATTCTGGCAGAAGCTTTCTATCTGGTAAGTTGGAGCAAGATGAACAACACAATTGATATAAATATCTTTCAGGCAGGAATGGTGAAAACTGATGACTAAATTGTTTGTCCTGTTTCTGTTCTCTCTTTCTTAAAAGAGAAGCAATTAAAGACATTTTTGAGGTCAATGACAGCTCACAAATGTTAATCTAATTTCAggaagacaacaacaaaaaatacacTAAAGATTCTGTTCTACAGCTCGGTGTGTTTCCTTTGGTTATTAAGAAAACTTAGTTTCATTAAATATTGGTTTGAACATATAACAATAATTGTAGGCCAGTGCATAATACAGCCCTTAATCAAAACACAATGTCTCGGTACTTAGTTTTACATCCATTATCTGATTAAGGAAAGTAATCGCTGACTACCCAGAAAGCGTCATTCATGATACGGGTGTCGCACACTGTATTCTCGATCGCGATTGAGCCAGATCAGGATCCAATTTCTCAGTTGAGATTGCCTTATTTGCACAAGCTGCGGAAAAGATTCAATCACCGTCGAGAAATTCAATGCGTGTCGGGCTCGATCTTAAGATTCACGCTCGCGCGTAAGTGTACTACAGCGCAACACAGGAGACAAGGGTGGTTTCTTGCGTTTGGATTAATAGGCATGAACATCTGAAGCTTACCGCAGCGCATATGAAGAGTATGTTGAACCAACAGAACTGTAAGTGAAGGAGTTGCATTCCGCGTACTAAAATCAagataaagaaaggaagaaaaaaaaaagacacagaagAGCCCGCAAAGTGGTACGGTAGTCACATCATACAATACGCGCAGCTCCAGCACCTACAACCGTCACAATAAGCAGCAGCCGTGTTTTGACTGAGCACAAAGTCAGTCAGTTTCGGTTTCGAGCTGCAGTATCAAAACAGTCATCGAAGTTAcctttgtgattttttttttaattttgcacaTGTGTCGGTTAACTTGGTTCAAGCAGTAAGGCATAGCGATTGATTGCAACATACCTTTCGTTCATGAATCCACTTGCCGTCGTCAGCCCCGGATCAGGAGTCGTGTTACCTGTACCCTCCTCAGCCCATCGAATTTTTATGCCTCAACCTAAGCCCACAAGTGTCCACGCTACCCTCGTTCTGTGCATTGTATTTTTCTCCAAACTTCAGTGGCTAGAATTCTATTCAAACTGTGAATTTGTGCTTAGATCATCACTGGCGCACTGCGCGATGATTTGCCAGTATTGAGCGATGACTTATTTTGTGCAGTGAGAAGAAAGTGATGTTACCTACTGTGTTTGCACCTGTTGCTTTTCTGACCTGTTTGCTTAGATGCGTCAATTGAACGTTAAACGACTCACAAGAGAAACCATTGAATGTAGCGTGACTCGAGGCTGTGGCGGCATTGCTCCTGGTCGGAGAAGTGCACTGCGCGATGCTTCAAATGCGACACCGAAACATTGGATCATTGTGGAATAGGATACCCAGAGCTTTGCGTACTACGAACAACCATGCTATATTTGGAAAGTAGTGTGCGTGATCAAACGTTCCTCGAGGCTCATTTGCGTTGATCTCGCAAACCAAACGAACTCGAGGCCTGGGTACCTCTAAATCTCGCTATTTGCGTTACCGCCATGCAAGGTGCCATGAAATGGTTCCTAAATCTAGAGTTCCTGTATACTCGTTCACATTTTATCAGCTTGCTTCGGCAGGCATGGAAGCGATAAAAGTGCTTCACTTGCTCGCTAGTCTGCCGCGTATTGTCGTTGCTGATCAACGGTGTTTGCGAAAGGTCGAGGTATTATCTCCGCTCCCCTCTTGTCGAACCAAGCTTGATTTACCGCCAGGACTAGTGCACTGACCAGCATGTTGCTGCTTTCTTGTGTTGCAGTATTGCTACTAGCGCAATCGTCAATGTGTATGCTCAATTTTACTAGTTCTGAGACGAAGATTCAGCTTTACGAACCCGTCAATCTAACTTTTCATTTTACTCGGAAGTTGAGCAGGGCAACCATTGTACTGCACTCTAGTGATCCATCTGTGGTCCATCTGAATGAAGACGGAATCGCATTAACACTGGAAAGCATCTCACCGAGTGACAACTTTTCAACGCTTCTAGATCCACTGAAGATTGGTTATGCCAACCTGTTATGGCAAATTGAAGACAGCATTACAAATGAGACCTCAAAAGGCAGTCACAAAATGCTTGTTGTGCGACAGTTGACCGTATTTTCGATGGGATTCGGAGCCGTTATAGGAGTTTTGGTCGCCTTGAACAATGTCAATGTTGGATGCCAGCTGGATATGCATGTGGTACTCTCACAAATCAAGAGGCCGGTTGCTCCAGCTATTGGCATGTTTTGCCAATTCATCTTTATGCCACTGGTGAGTTATGTTGCCATACTAGGATTAAATCAGTACACTGGAAGATCATCAACGGCTAATAACTCCCTTCTGAAAATAACAAGCTGTATATTTGTGTGTTGATGGTttccagaccaaaaaaatgaaataaaagagtTTTAGTTTTGCAGATGTAAGGGGCTTGCGTATCTAAAAAACCACTATGTGCTTGGCTTTTGCTGGGATCCAAGCACCTTGTGCTCACAAGCATGACGTAAACCTCTTGTGTCCCCTAACCTAAAATGCTGAATTGAAATTTCTGCTTGCCTCACTCGATCCAACAAGTTTGTCAAAATATTCAATAAAAGAAAAATGCCTATGCTGATATACACACACTTAATGCAGTACCCTTAATGCCCATTGTATCCATTTGTGCAATTCTTATCTCACATGCTTTGCATATGCAAATAAATTTTGGTCACAGTAGGCGGGAGTAGTACCAGTGGTTAAATGCAAATAGTTCCTATGGTGCATTTTTATCAACAAAAATTTGTGTATGTTACTCCTCAATGATAATACAAATAGCGTGGAGGCCTTATATCTAAAGCCAGAAGTCAGTATTATCATCATAAGTTGTGTACTTTACATATGTAGTCTCTTCTAAATGGGACCAATTATCTATATTTTGCTCCTCTATAATAATATTGATAGCATGGGGCCTTATATCTAAAGCCTGAAGTCAGTATTAATATCATTAAGTTGTGGACTCTACTTATCAAGTCTCTTTTTAATAGGACCAATTAAAAATTCAAGCCCCATTCTAGATCATTACCATTTACTTTCTGTTCAAATTCTAAAGTGCATGTATGACAATGTTATACTTACAAGGCCATAAAGCTTTATAATCGATAGTGGGCCCAATATAAATCAATTGACTGACATGCACTCAAAGCAAATTCCTGTTGGTATAAGCTCTTCTGTTTAATAAATATCTTGTACGTAAAGTACAACAATATATTAAAACTTTTGCAAGCCATTCGCATGCATTCTGGTATGTAACAGTTGTGTCCATTTATGCTTACCCATATTTGTGCACAGGTATTCTTACACCTGAAAAGTGTACATAAGATAGTATTCATGGCTGTAGTAAATTGAGTCAGAAATAAATCAGTTATATTGTGCCTTGCTGGAGAAAAATAAATATGGCTATAGTCCTTCTTGCATACGAGAGAAAAACTTTAAACCACCTGTTTTATTGCATCTTTCTAGCCAGCAGAAATACGGTAAGGCATTATGTCTGGAATGAGAAATAAGCTTGAGATGCCTCTTGCCACACATGGGAGATGATGCAGAAATCTGTCTAGTCTGTGCCTGCTTTCCTGTGCCACTGAAGTGGGGTAGTTTCAAACATTGaatatttgaaaagaaaaaaaaacgacacataTATCAAATTGGATATTTGATATTTTAACATATTTGAAGTAATATTACACCTGAAGCTTGTGTACAATCCATTCGATACAACAAGAAATCAGGCTTAGATATATTGATGCATCTATGAGTATTACAGCTGACAGTTGGACATCTGAATAACTGAATTTGTAAATGATAAGGAACTGTTTTAAATAATTTGGGGCAACATAGCAGTGACCTTGTCTGAACATATTGCCAGATGTTGCCTGTCAAACATGTTGTCAGAGattcaatgaaagaaaaaagtgtgATACAATGTCCATTATTATTAAGGAATGCAAACATGGTGAGACTGGTCAAATAGTGAGTTGGAATACATTTGCATATTGGACATGTACCACAAAGCAAGACATTTTTAATTAGCATAAATTTTTTAGGAGAATATAATGTGAACTATGACATCTTTATAATAACTGCAGCTACCCTGCTTGAAAATTCATTTGAAACAGCCCTTGCATCAACATAGAGGTTTTGTACAGCCTATAGGACCAGCACATGAAACTATATGCTGCATAGGAAATGGGAACTTTAAGTTAACATTGTAATGCACATTTCCTATTTATACTTTGATGCTCTTTCAGATTTCCTATGGAAGTTCAACACTGCTTCTGCAGAATCCAGTAACAAGGCTTGGGCTCTTTACTATTGGCTCATGTCCTGGTGGAATTTACAGCAACTTCTACACTCTGCTCTTTGAGGGAGACTTGGACCTCAGTGTTACCATGACCTTTATGAGCAGTGTAGGAGCACTTGGTATGTACAGTTGTTCAGTACCTAGTATCATTGGTACTGTATAAACTCATTGATACATTTGTGTCATGCTTTTCCAGTTCTTATACTCTGAAGCACTGGTCCAATTTAGTTTCACAGAGTCATGTGTATTATCTGCCTTTTTGTTACCTTTGTTTTGCTGGCTGTTGCATCGGAAAACTGCAAGGTGATCAACGTGCTAGTCACGGCACCTGTGTTGATCGCTACGTTTTGCCTCTGAAAATGGTAATTCTGCAAAACTCGCTAAGTTATGCAACTGAGTTTATTGGACAGACACATGATGCTTTTATGCTATCGTGTTTGatggttacaaaaaaaatttttgtgattCATTTTTATAAAGAGATTGTGATTTGTCTATTAAGATCATTGGTAATTTCAAGTTAACTGCCACGCAGTGATAACAAGCCTACCTTAAACAGGTTTTCTATATTTTGTCGGCCTCCTATTCAAGTTCGTGAAAGAATTCACCTAAAAGTAGCTTTTTGACTTAGCAATAATGCTACCACAAGCATTGAAGgatgttacatttttttttctccagatcATGGTCCCCAGAAAAGTGTATCAGCAAGGTTATAGTGTAGTTGAAGCTGATATAGTTAACATTCAAACGAAACATGACAAAAATGATCAGCCACATAGGTACAAGAACTAGCTGGCAATGgattgttaaaggggccctgaaagactttttcaagtaaccataatgtgaattcactgaaagagcttattgcgtcgcgaattcaacgccgcaaaaattttaagaatccgtccagtgcgagtggagttacaaaggtttgtcgcatgctgcaattgcgttctctcttctcttgtcccgacgaaagcgctggaagcttagcaggaagggatggcacagaaaaacgtcacatgcgcttcatgaccttgagcactttctttttcttcaaatgcgcggctttttcagtgtgatcacgcacgcacgcgtggacaagtagcggccttccgcggcgatctctgtaatgagTAAGCGCGccttgttcaaatcagccaatggttaATAGATGGGTCGTTGATGTGTGAGTTTTGGGCATATAATGTGATTtttagagagaagagaaagcaattttcagctgacctttataatttattgtgaattccaggccgtgtgctgtgctatatttggctcgcatgttgtcgggagcctctactaccggtcagcagcgttttctggtcatgctcaaaaagtgttgtagggcccctttaatgaTGAGAAAGAAATGGAATTGAGCTAAAGGAATCTAGTGTTACACATACCGGCCCTTGACAAAAATTTATAGTGAGGAATCAAGCCAAACAAAGTTGATTATGAAATGAGCCACTGAAGAATGCTAGTAGATAGCAGCATGGAAGCAACTTTTTCAACATTTTGAAGTATTGGAAAGCTGGAAAAACATTACTAAAAGATATGTGAAAATccacatggcaaaaaaaaatatttttcatgataaaaatgagTGTTGCCCAATCCTAGCAGCTTGCCACAAAAACAGCTAGCATAAACCTTTAAAAGTAAACTTATTGAAAAGTTAGCTCCAGCTGAGAGAGTGAATTGAAGACCATCATATGACTAGCATAGTTGTCTTCTTGAGTGATGATCAACAGATTGTAGCACGAAGTTCAATTTGTGAAGTATATATTCCACGTTTTTTCTAAAGGCTGATCAAGCCTCTCAATTTTGGGGGCTGAAATTGCGAACACTCTCACCACGAACATACACTTGCACATTTTTTTGCACACTTTTGAACAATATGCTTAACGGGCAGTAGCTTGCCTTTGTAAGTTAGATTTCGATTTATATATGCTGTGATGATTCTACAACTACATCTGAAAATTATTGCAATGAGACAAGCTATGGATAGGAGACGTTAATCGTGCGCGGTACGACTATGTGCGCCTGGAACATTAGATAGGTTTCTGCATCAGCCGTGCATAGGACGGACCCCCTACAGTTTATAAAGTCTTGGCAAACACAACCAACAAAAGTATGAAATGCTAATGGCAGAAATGACTTTTTTTTATAATCAGGCTCTAATTAAGTGCTTTGATTTGCAGTTAAACTTTATAGGTCCCATGGGTTTCAGTTTTTCTGTACTATAATAGTGCTGTTTGTTTAGTTTATTACCACAGTTAATACACTGGGCTTTTCTGGCACGGACAAGTCACCTACTTGTGTGGAGAGGAGAAAGGTGGTTTGTCAGATTTGCAGCTGACGACATATATGGAAGCTAAATTTTGTGATGTGTTTTCCAATTTTGTCACTAGTTCTTTGTTCCATGAGTAAAAATTAGGTGCATCGCTGGGGAAGGGTCCAATTAGTTTTGGAGGGTGTGAGGATCGCTCCTGTCCTGATGTGCCAATGGTTTTGCTTTGCAATGTCGTCTTCATGTCAATCATCTGTTGGCTACAAAGTCATATAAAATGATGCACTGGATTACTAAGATGCACCAACAGAAGGAAGATAGTTCAGCAATTTAACATTTCACTTAAACAACTAATACGTTCCATAGTAGCTTATTTGGTGTTTCCTTTTGTAGTGTTTTAAGCAAAAGCTTTAGCTTTCGTGCAACTCCAGTTGTCATATATTCAAATAGCACTAATCTAACTAAAATATTGTGTCGTTAGAGAACTATTCAGCCACTAGATAATTATTAGAAAGCATAGGAGACAttaagtatttttttatcttcaGTGTCATAACTATGACATAAATGGGAATGAATTAATGTGGACAACAAAACCGCTTTTCCGGTGGTTGGTTGGGGCCCTACCGACAAAAaatgttttttcatccactttaattCCTGTCCAGTTATATTGTAATTATGACACCACTGATAAAAAATAATTAATGTCTCTAATAATTTTCTTGGTGTCTGGTGCTTGTaccttataaaaaaaaaactagcccctCGGAACAATTGCCCTTCTTTTGTAAGTTCAATTCATCAATTTGGATATTTTAATCATGATTATTGGATATTAAATCGCAtcaattattatattattattattattattattattattattattattattattattgttattattattattattattattattattattattattattattattattattattattattattattattattattgattttAATATTTAGCACAAATTGTTCAAAATGGGCAAGCGTGAACAACAAATCAAGGATGAAGTTCGCCCTTCTGTAAACATTGTTTACAGATAACTTGAAGTGGATGAATATTATGTCCTAACTTCCCAGGGGGCTAACATAAAATCATTACAATGCTGATGCAAAGCTTGAAAAGTTTATATTCACAGTTTATTGGTACGATTTTTAGCTCCTCACTTCAAATGTATCAATAAACTCAGTATGCTAGTGCTATTGAGGGtttttattaatttctttatttTAGTTGTAGAGCTGCTTTATTTGTTAGAATCGTAGAGGTGTGTGAATATTTGAAGATCTCGAATAGCAAATCAAATACAATTCTATTCGATTTGGTACTTGAATGAAATAGGGCTCATTCAAAATA
This region includes:
- the LOC119176439 gene encoding ileal sodium/bile acid cotransporter — translated: MLLLSCVAVLLLAQSSMCMLNFTSSETKIQLYEPVNLTFHFTRKLSRATIVLHSSDPSVVHLNEDGIALTLESISPSDNFSTLLDPLKIGYANLLWQIEDSITNETSKGSHKMLVVRQLTVFSMGFGAVIGVLVALNNVNVGCQLDMHVVLSQIKRPVAPAIGMFCQFIFMPLISYGSSTLLLQNPVTRLGLFTIGSCPGGIYSNFYTLLFEGDLDLSVTMTFMSSVGALALMPLWMHTLGRRIAGTATPAVPFSNLIVSLVALTLPLGLGLLIQYKRPKWAQVAEKIVKPFSVAILLVALVIGTYSYWYIVTLITLMDVVAASVVVVAGFLFGATMAWLFRLTSKQIIAVSLETAIQNGPLAIIILTFSLPEPSGDLAVVPVVVLVTLASAILLTVFAVLTLHRRCSSYAYTSQDGTKSEMPVN